In Pseudoalteromonas tetraodonis, the genomic window GCCTAGAGGGCGCGGGTAAATCAACCGCTATTGCCCTGTGCCAAGACTTTTTAAACCATCATCATATTGATTTTATTAATGTCCGTGAACCCGGTGGCACACCACTGGCCGAATCGTTACGTACCTTAGTAAAAGCAGAGCATCAAGAAGAAATCGCCTTTGAAACTGAGCTACTTATTATGTACGCAGCTCGTTCACAGCTAATGCACAATGTAATAAACCCAGCATTGGAACAAGGGCAATGGGTATTGGCTGATCGTCACGATTTATCGTCACAGGCGTACCAAGGCGGTGGACGCGGAATTAGTGCAAACACGTTAGCGTCGTTATCCTCTATGGTGTTAAAAGGATTAAAACCCGATTTAACCATTTACCTTGATATTGACCCTGTTATTGGTCTTGAACGTGCAAAAGGGCGGGGTGAACTCGATAGAATTGAACAAGAAGCCATTGAGTTTTTTCAGCGCACCCGTATGCGTTACATTGAGCTTGCAAATGATGACGACAGCATTAAAACCGTTGATGCTAACCAAAGTATTGATAAAGTACACCGTGATATTACCAATGTACTGCGCACATTTTTTTCAGGATTAAAATAATATGGCATTGCCATGGCTTAACGATGTAGAGCAACGCTTAGCTCAAAGCTATAAAGCGCAGCGCTTTCATCACGCGCAGCTATTTTGCGGGCCTATTGGGGTAGGCAAGTTTGAGCTAAGCGATCAATTAGCTAACAGTTTGTTATGTCATAATACACAATCGCAGTTAAGTGCACCTAATAGCGTGTTAACGCCGTGTGGGCAGTGTAAAAGCTGCTCGTTAAACCTAGCTGGGACGCACCCAGATAAACGCGTTACTCAAGTAGAAGGGCAAAGCATAGGTGTAGACGACATACGCGGCATAAGCGATTTTATGCACCAGTCGGCGGCGCAAAATGGCAACAAAGTGGCGATTATTGAAAACTGCGAAAAAATGACAACGGCAGCAGCAAATGCATTATTAAAAACCTTAGAAGAGCCAAGTAACAGCCGGTTTTTAATTCTCACAACCAGCCAAGCGGCGCAATTACCAGCGACTATTTTAAGCCGCTGTGCTAAAACTGAGGTCAAAGTAACCAACAGCCAGCTAGCACAGCAGTGGCTAAGTTCTTTAGATGTGCCTAACTACCCATGGTTATCATTGTTTTACAGTCAACCCCTGCAAGTAAAGCAATGGCAACAGCAAAATCAGCTAGAAAGCATTGATACACTCTATAAATTTGCAACTGAGTTTAAACAAAGCCATAATTTCAATGCGTTAGTCGATATAATAAATAAACAGCCTGAGCTTGTTCGTATTTTTACCTTATTTTTAAGTGAGCAGCTAAAACAGCAGCTTTTAAACGGCATGAGTTTTGAAGCCTACCAAGTTGCACAGCAAGCCTTGAATGATTTTTTACAAAATAACATACAAATTCTTGGGCTAAACTTACCGCTTGCGGTATCACGACTAGCGTATACATTACGCAACCAATAAAAAGGATTAGATATGCAAGAGCTATTAGTTGATATAGATGACCTTGACGAACTATATCGCTGCTACATGCCTTTTTTAAAAAAAGGGGGGCTATTTGTACGCACCAATATGCGTTATGAGCCTGGGTATTCACTCGCTTTACGAGTAACCTTACCTGATGCCTTAGAAGACGATGTGGTCACCGGCAAAGTTACGTGGATCACTCCGCAAGGTGCACAAAGTTCAAACCCTCCGGGGATCGGCATCAGCTTTTTAGATGATAAAACAAACCTAAACGCGAAGATCGAAAAACTGCTGGGGACTATGTTAAACTCCGGCAATCCAACTTATACCATGTAGTAAAAACAGGCCTTATTTTGATTGTAGATTCTCATTGCCATTTAGACCGTCTTGATTTTGATAAACTCGATTTAAACCTAGACCAAGTACTTGATAACGCCCGTGCCAAAAAAGTAGAACACTTTTTATGTGTGAGTGTCACACTTGATCAGTTCCCTAATATGCTAGAGCAAATTAAGCATTACGACGACGTATCAGCGTCATGTGGTGTACATCCGCTTGATCAAAAAGACGCGCTCAACAAACAGCAATTAATTGATTTAGCCTCGCACCACAAAGTAGTGGCCATTGGCGAAACCGGGCTTGACTACTATTACGCAAAAGACACTCACGCAGTGCAGCAAGCAAGCTTTGTTGGCCATATTGAAGTAGCCAACGAATTACAAAAGCCACTTATTATTCATACCCGCGACGCACGTGCCGACACCATTAATTTAATGCGTGAACACAAAGCAGAAAACTGCGGTGGGGTATTACATTGCTTTACCGAAGATTGGGATATGGCTAAAAAAGCCATTGATATGGGTTTTTATATTTCTATTTCAGGTATTGTAACCTTCAAAAATGCGGTAGAACTTAAAGAAGTGGTAAAACAAATCCCACTTGATCGACTGCTTATTGAAACCGACTCGCCGTATTTAGCCCCAGTACCGTACCGTGGTAAAACTAATCAGCCAGCGTATGTGGAAGACGTTGCTTATTATATTAGTGAACTAAAAGGCATTAGCTTTAACGAATTGGCAAAGGCCACCACCGATAATTTTTATTCTTTATTTAAATTAGCAGCTAAAGGCTAACCACATGACGACTCTCTCGGTGCAACACCCGCTGTTACTTATGGGGCCTATGGTGCGCCGAGCAGAAAAAACCACAGTTTGTATTCATTTTGCTACCTCAAAGCAGGTAAACGGCCGTATAGAGCTAATGGGCTACGAATGCTATAGCGAACAAAACAGCGTTAGACTGGGTGAACATTTATTTTTACAGTTCATAGTTATTAAACCCATAAACAGTCAGTTCCCGCGCGACATATTACTACAATATCAGTTATTTTTTGATGACAGCCCCGTTGATTTATCAGCGTTTAGTTTTAATGATGGCGCGTTACCTGCGTTTGTGATCCCCAAAAGATTGACGCAAATATTGCATGGCTCGTGTCGCAATGCACATCATCCCGCAAAAGATAGCCTAGTTAGTTCAAGTCAGTGGCAAGCTACTCAACGCAGTAATAATCAGCAAGGTGCGCAGTTGCTATTGCTCTCGGGCGATCAGGTATATGCTGACGATGTAGCAGGGCCTATGTTATTAGCTATCCATCAACTCATTAAGCAATTAGGCATTTACAAAGAGCAACCGCTTGCGCTGGATTTACCCGACGATATTAGCCAACAGCTTTATGGCCGCCATCATTTACTCCCTACCACCTCATGGAAAAAGCGCTCTAAATTAGGCATAGGTTACTGGTTAAAAAAAGACGAGCCGCATTTTTCTAGCGTAAAAGCGTATAACCACCTTATTCATTTTGAAGAGTTTGTAGCACTGTATTTACTTAATTTTAGTAGTACCGCGTGGCAATATGTTGACTTATCAAAGCTAAATTACTCAGGCGATAACGAAAAAAGCCAAGCATTGTTTAGCACAGAAAAAGCCACACTCATTGATTACGCTAAAGGCTTAGCTGAGGTAGAGCGATTATGTGCCAATGTGTCTACCTTAATGATGTTTGACGATCACGATGTAACTGATGATTGGAACCTCACCGCCGGATGGGAGCAAGCCATTAATCAAAACCCCAGTAGCAAGCGTATTGTAAATAATGGCTTAGCAAGCTATTGGCTGTTTCAGGGAATGGGGAACGACGCACTACAAAAAACCGGTGCGCTACTTACTCCATTTACAACAAGTCTAGCTGGGGATAAGCAATGGCAATTCAAAGCATTTGATAAACATCTAAACGATTTTAACCATTGGCATTATGAGCTAACGACTATTCCTAAAGTGGTGGTGCTTGATACCCGAACACACCGCTGGCGTAACGAGCAGAACTTTAATGAACCCTCAGGCTTGTTAGATTGGGAGCGACTCACTGAGCTTGAAGAAAGCCTACTCAGCCATGACCAAGTCATTATTGTATCGCCCGCACCGGTGTTTGGGGTTAAATCAATAGAGGCGATTCAAGCGGTGTTTAACATGTGTGGGCAACCGCTTATGGTTGATGTAGAAAACTGGATGGCGCACGAAGGCTCAGCTAAAAAATTGCTCGACACATTTAGACGCACCGACACCCCAAATGAAACGCTGATTTTATCAGGCGACGTGCATTATTCGTTTTGTTTTTCAGTGCAAAAGCGTTTTGGCGATCACCCCAACAGAATTTGGCAGCTCACAGCTAGTGGCATTAAAAACGAGTTCCCGCGTAAGCTAATAAATGTGCTTGATAAGCTCGACTCCATTTTATATGGCCCTAAAAGTCCGCTTAACTTTTTTACCAAACGCTGGCACATGGAAGTCGACAAACACCAAACTAAAGGCAAAGGGCAAAAGTACCTAGTAAGTGATTCGGCTATTAGTTTGGTTTCCCTTAAAGGCGGTAATTTAGTCCGTTACCAGCTCATACACGGCGACGGCCACACCACCGAATTTGATTTAGAAGAGCAGTAAATTTGAACAGGCGATAGGTTTTAGGTGCTAGGTATCAGGTCGATATTATTGCCGACTTGTAGCAGCGACTTCATGTCGCGGCATTCTTTGATGTCGTGAGCGACGGGCGACGGGCGACGGGCGATGGGCGATGGGCGACGAGCGACGGGCGACGGGCTTCGAGTTGCGGGCTAAATAACTAAAAGAGCAGCGTCTCTTAACCCTCTTTGTGCATACTTTTCTTAAAGATCTTATTGAACTGAGAGAAGAGAATGAGGAGTAAATGAGAAGATAAAACAAGTGTTAGGGATTAGGCCCGCAGCCCGATAACTTTCGACTTTAACCTCTAAAAGCGCAGCGTCTCTTAGCTCTCTTTGTGCATACTTTTCTTAAAGATCTAATTGAACTAAGAGAAGGGAATGAGGAACAAATGAGAAGGCCAAAAAGATGTTAGGATACAGCTCGTGACTCGCTCCCCGCAGCCCGTTAACTTTCGACTTTAACCTCCAAAAGCGCAGCGTCTCTTAGCCCTCTTTGTGCATACTTTTCTTAAAGATCTAATTGAACTAAGAGAAGGGAATGAGGAACAAATGAGAAGGCCAAAAAGATGTTAGGATACAGCTCGTAACCCGCTCCCCGCAACCCGTTAACTTTCACTTCGCCGTTTTTTAATCCGTTTTGGTGCTGGCAACTTATTGGTTAATAAAGCTAAACATAACACCACGATAAACAACATCGAATTAGCCCCCGCCTGCAGCGAATAATCAACCGACGAATGCAGCATCATTGCCACAATAGCTGTAGCACAACCAAACGCCACACCCTGATAAAGGGCCGTTTTGCGCGTTCGCATAGTATTAATACATAACCATAAACAATAAACCACTAACAGCCCCAATAACGCCGTTGCAGGAATACCCAGCTCAACTGCAAATTGCACATAATCGTTGTGCGCATTGTCGTAATAACCAGAGTAGGGCTCAGACTGATACGCAGGAAACGCAGTATAAAAAGTACCGCCGCCCGAGCCTAATAACGGGTTATCTAAAATCAGCGGGATTGAGTCGCGTACAACTTCATCGCGAGTTTCCGATTGTAAACTGGTTTCGCTAATACGTTGTTTTACCTTTTCTACATCGAAAATGGCACCAATGATGATTAAATCGATAATGAAAAAGCTGACAATCAGCAATTTAAATGCTTTAGGCTTTTGCTTATAAACAAACAGCGCCAGTAAGCTCACTATAATTAAGGCGATAAAAAAAGCCGAATTACCCATGCGACTACGGGTTAAAATAAGTGCCACAATTATAATAATTAGCGATATACGCAAAATTATTTTAGAGCTTAATATAATCTCAGCCCAAGCACGTAAGGTTTGTTTTAAAGTAGGCTTGTAGCCGTTGTTAGTGCGTTTTAGTTCGCTAATTAAAACACCAATGCCTAAGCATAAACACAGCGCTAAATAGTTAGCTAAAAAGTTAGAATAGGTAAAAGTACCAATAGCTCTGTCGGTGTGTTTGTAGCCAAATAAAGGGCTAACAATATCGGGCGATAAGTTTAAGTAACTAGCATACAAAGCCTGAAAAACACCGGCGCAAATGACGGCGTAAATTAATTTTTTAATACGATTTACATTATTACAGTAATTAAATATTAACCAGCTCAACATTATTAAAAAACTGGTTTTTAATAACATTTGTTTTGTTTGAAAAGCATCAACACTTACGCCAAATAACTGGACCCCGCACACCAAAGCAACAATGCCTAAGGCAGTAAATAATGGCCAAGTATATCGAGGAGGGAAAAGTGCTTGGTGGTTATTTAAAACACTGTTTGCCAAGTGAGTAATAAAGGTAAAGCTAGTTAAAATACCAATAGCTAAAATTGCCCAAGGCCTGTAACTACCTAAAGGAAGGGGAAGCAAAAAAAGGATCAGACAAATAAGAAAAAATATAAAACGATTCAAAATAAACTCAAACAAAGTAAAAACGCAGCCAATTGGCTGCGTTTGAATATACTAATAGTAAAAACTAGTTACCGACTTCAGATATACCGTTATCACCGCCTGTACCACCAGAACCTGGAGGTGTTGGTAATGTTGGTAAGCTGCCTACTGGCGGAGCAGGCTGACCCGCACCAGGACCTGCAGCAGTTGCTTCAGAAGCGGTTGTTGCATCAACACCTGCGGTAATTGCTGCTAGGGTAATTGCATCAGTATCTAAACCAGCATCCGAAAGAGCAGCTAAAAAGTCAGAAATTAATGGATTGTCTGCACCAAAACGTGCCACAACAGCAGCAACCATTGCATCTATATCAGCAGCGCCACAAGCGCCATTAAGCAGTTTTTCGTCTAGCTTGATTTTTTCTTTATTTTTACAAATACGTTTAATCGCTTCTACTAAATCTTCGCGTAATTGCTCTGGCGTAGTATCTGCTGTTACGTTATTAAGAATATCAATAATGCTATTTATGCTCACTTCTTGAACCACAGCATTATTATCCGTTTGTGCATAGGTTGGCAAAGCAGTTAGAGCAGACGCACTAGCTACTAAGCCAGCTAAAATTAATTTTTTCATTTCTCGTCCCTTGGTTGAGTACTAATTGCAAAATTTTAGCGCATCGGTGCAAAAAGTAAACTCTTTATTTACGCCATTTTCATTAGATTTAATAATTTTTGATGGTGGCAGTATTAAATTACCTTGTACCCCATCACATCCTAGGTATTCAAGTATTTCTAAAGTCTCGGTTTTTTCAATTAAACAGGCTAAAACTTTAATACCAAAGCCATGACAAATATTATTAACTGTTTGAATATAAAATTGACTTTGCGGGTTAGTTACCAAATCTTGAATGTAACTACCATCAATTTTAACGTACTCAATATCAAGACCTTGTAAATACCTAAACGACGTTAAGCTAGTACCAAAGTGCTCAATACACACATTAATACCCAGCTCTTTAATTGCATCTATATGTAAAGACGCAACATGCACGTTATAAAGCAAACCAATTTCATGTAGTTCAAACACTAAGTTTGTTTTAATTACCGGTTTAGTGTGCGAGTAAAGGGTAAGCCATTGTATAAAGTCGGCTGAATACAATGATGCTTTACTAATATTCAACGCAAACACATCATTAGGGTAGTGCTCTTTTACATCTACAAAGCTACGTATAATTTTTTTATCGAGTTCTTCGGTTAAATTTAATTTTTCAGCCATCGCAAATAAGTGACCATTATTTACCTTTTCACCTTCATGAATAAAGTGTGCAAATACCTCAAAGTAACACTGAGAATCAGTTTTATTAGCTTGTTTAACAGGTTGCACCGAAAAACTCACTTCGCCAGCATTTATAATCGACTTAATTAAGGTACGCCATTGGTTAACACTAAATAATGACTCTTTATCGTTTTTATCAAACGTAGTGTCTTCACCTATAGTGCAACCAGTATCAAGTAGCGATAACACTTCACCTAAACTCGCTCCTTGCTCAACGCCAACAATCGCTAAATTAGCGTAACCGTTTATATGTAAGCTGTTTTCTTTTTGACTTAAATTATCAATGAGGTCTAAGCGGGCTTTATTTAAAAATAAAACGTCATATGGGGCCAGTAATACAAACGTACCCCCGTTAAGCCTAAATATGGTTGAATTTGGTAACTCATCGGCGACATGCTTAAGTATTTTAGCGGCATCAAGTACATGCTGATCACCATCTTGGTAGCTTACCACTTGGTTAATATTATTTAACGAGGGTAGGGTAAGCATCATCGCAGTAATTGGCGTATCGTCAGTAATATTATTTACAACAGAATTAAAGTGGTTTTCAAACGACTTACGGTTACCCAACCCCGTTAACGAATCTATGTATACTTCTTCAGTAAGCGCTTGTGTTTGTTTGGTCAGCGAATCAAACGTACTTTGTAAGTTTATAACCATGTTATTTATGGCTTGGGTTACAGTGCGAAGCTCCCGTGCTACTGGTATTTCTTTATTTAAGGTAAAGCGTTTTCGAGTAACTAAAGTGGCTTGATCTTCTACTGCTTTTAACGGCTTAAATACTGCGCGTAAAATTAAAAATGCAATAGCCAGTGATGCTGCTAATAGCAAAAATGAGCTATATAAGCTGCGGAGTGTGTGTTGCCATAAGGTAAGGTAAGATTGCCCAGTATGGCTGGTTACATCAAGTGTGCCTGCCATCATCCAACCATTGTTTATTTCAGAGTGCATAGTGGGCGCACTCAGTTCAACAGCACTAATAAACCAACCAGGAACAGATTCAACGCGTTTAGGGTTTTGTAACTCAAACACTATATTATTTTGCACATCAGTAAATTTAATTTGGCTGTAATAACCAGAGTCAAAAATAGCGGTTGCCATCGTTTCGGCAATTACTAGGCTATCGTCTTCTAAATAAGGAGATATAGAAAGCCCTAAACTGGTAGCGGTGTCTTGCGCATGGCTGGCCATTTGCGTTTGTAAATAATTACGGGTTGTATCCACATCGGTAATAACGCGTACACAAAATGAAATAACCGAAATTAATATGATCAAGCCATATACTTGAGTTTTTAAACTCAATCCATATTTAAATATTCGAGACATAACTACTAGTTCCTTTATTGTTACTGGCGGCGGAGGCAAGCTCACCTTGTTCAATTCGTTCAAGCATAGTGTTCCAAGCAGAAACGCCACGACTATTTTTAACCTTATTACCTAACCCTTTCGATTTGGCTAACCATAAACCTTGGCCATTAAAACTGTATATAGGTTTTAAATCGCCCCGATTGCTTGCAGGCACTAATTTTGTATTAAAGTTATCAAGCACCAACGGTATTTGGTTTGGTTGTTCAAAGTATATAAGCACCATGTGTGGTTGATTAACCGTACGCTGGCGTACATACATAAAGCGTATTTTATCTTCGGGGATACCTAAAGCGATTAAAGTAAAATATTTAGCAATAACATAATCTTCACAGTCACCCATGCCGACACCTAGGCTTTCTAGAGGGGTGGCCCAGTAATCTTTTTTTTGCCAAAGTTCGTCATCGGTTTTGTACTTTATATGCTTGTTAAAAAAATCATTAACTAAATGAATTTTTTGCCATTCGCTCTTATCGGCAGAGTCATCTATAAAACTCAGCCACGTTTTTATACGTTGGTGGCCTGCATCGCCGTAAAACTGTTTGGCACGGCTTATTATATCGCTATTTCGCAGATGCAAAAGCATGTCTTGTGCACAAGCAAAAAAAGACACTAATATAATGATGCAAATTCCAACGCGCACAAAGCCCATCCCTAAAATGTTAACAAAGCCATTATATTCCCATTGAAAGTAAATTGATAGATTACAAAAAAAGCAAAAATAACCCGTTAACATAAAATTAACCTAAAACAATCAAAAAGGCTGCTTTTTATATTGAGCGATTATTTGTGTTGTGTATAATACCCGCCCATCTGGTTAGTAGTATTTAAAACTCGCTACTCGCAGCGGTATTTTATAAATAGCTACGTTATAACCAAAAGTAACTATAAAAGGAATTGAAGTGAAAGTATTAAAAGCAGTCTTGCCTGTTGCAGGCTTGGGTACCCGTATGTTACCCGCTACCAAAGCAACACCAAAGGAAATGCTTCCACTAGTCGACAAACCTCTCATTCAATACGTTGTAAACGAAGCCGTAAAAGCCGGTATTAAAGAAATTGTACTGGTTACTCATGCTTCTAAAAACGCAATAGAAAATCATTTTGATACCAGTTTTGAGCTAGAAGCTACTTTAGAAGCGCGTGTAAAACGCAGCCTATTAGAAGAGGTGCGTTCAATAATCCCGCGTGATGTAAGCATTATATCGGTTCGTCAATCGGCGCCATTAGGTTTAGGCCATGCAATACTTGAAACACGTCCAATTATAGGCAACAACCCTTTTGCTATTTTATTGCCCGATGTAATTATCGATCAATATAAGTCAAATCTTAAGGTTGATAACCTAGCGCAAATGATCGCCCAATTTGAACGTACTCAACATAATCAAATTATGGTTGAACCTGTCCCTCATGAGGAAGTGCACAACTATGGTGTGGTTGATTTGGCAGGTAAAAATATTGCGCCTGGCGAAAATGCAACCATTACCAACATGGTTGAAAAGCCAAACAATGACGAAGCACCCAGTAATTTAGCCATAACAGGGCGCTATGTTGTATCACCCGCTATTTGGGATTTACTCGAGTTTACGCCTCCAGGGGCTGGCGGCGAAATACAATTAACGGATGCATTACTGCAGTTACGTCATCTTGAAACAATTGAAGCGTATCATTTAAAAGGTAAGTCACACGACTGCGGCTCAAAATTAGGTTACATGCTTGCAAACGTAGAATACGCAATGCAATCAAACCTAATGGGTGAAGAATTTACAAAGCGCGTTAAGCAATTAATGGCAAATGCATAAAGTTATGCAAAACCGGTTAGTAAAAAATTAAGGGAAATCATGGCTATTAAAGTATTAAGTATTTTTGGTACGCGACCTGAAGCAATAAAAATGGCGCCACTTGTTAAAGCACTAAATGCAGCAGAAGGTATTGACGCAAAAGTATGTGTTACTGCCCAGCATCGTGAAATGCTTGACCAAGTTTTAGAGTTGTTTGAAATTGTACCAGATTACGATTTAAATATTATGAAGCCGGGTCAAAGCTTATACGATGTAACAACAAATATTTTGTTAGGCTTAAAACCTATTCTTGAAGAGTTTAAACCAGATTTAGTCCTTGTTCATGGCGATACAAGTACGACTTTATCTGCAAGCTTAGCGGCGTTTTATCAGCAAATTCCAGTAGGGCACGTAGAAGCGGGTTTACGCACAGGTAACTTAAGTTCACCATGGCCGGAAGAGGGTAACCGTAAACTCACTGGCGCTATTACAAAGTTACACTTTGCACCAACGCAAACATCACAGCAAAACTTACTCAACGAAGCAGTAAATGCTGACGATATCGTAATTACTGGTAACACCGTTATTGATGCATTACTACAAGTGGTTGATAAGGTAAAAACTGATACCGCTTTAATTTCAACTCTAAAAGCTAAGTTTCCAGAGCTCGATGAAACTAAAAAACTTATTTTAGTAACAGGGCACCGCCGTGAGAGTTTTGGTGGCGGTTTTGAGCGAATTTGTGAGGCGTTAGTAGAAATTGCAACCGCGCATCCAGATACACAAATTTTATACCCAATGCATTTAAATCCTAATGTACGCGAACCGGTAAACCGCATATTAAAAAATGTTGATAATGTGCATTTAATCGAGCCGCAAGACTATCTCCCATTTGTGTACTTAATGAATCAAGCTCACATAATAGTAACCGACTCAGGTGGCGTACAAGAAGAAGCGCCAAGCCTTGGTAAGCCTGTACTTGTTATGCGTGACACCACAGAACGCCCAGAAGCGGTAGAAGCAGGTACAGTTAAACTAGTGGGTACAGATAAAGCTCGTATTGTGAGTGAAGTAAATAACTTACTAACAAATGCTCAAGAATATCAATCAATGAGCCGTGCACATAACCCTTATGGTGATGGTAAAGCGTGTGAGCGCATTGTGGCAAAAATTAAGCAACACTTTAAAGATTAAAATAAAGTTTAAAACTTTTTCAAGGATTTAGTAATGACAATTAAAACAGTTTCAGTTGTTGGTTTAGGCTATATAGGTTTACCAACTGCAGCGGTTATTGCATCGCGTGGTATGAAAGTAATTGGTTTAGACGTAAGCGAAAAAGCAGTTAATACCATTAATGCCGGTGAAATACACATAGTAGAGCCTGATCTCGACATAATAGTTCGTGGCGTAGTATCTACTGGTAATTTAAGAGCGACTACAACGCCAGAAAAAGCCGACGCGTTTATGGTAGCTGTACCTACACCATTTATTCACAGCGAAAGTGGTAACCACAGTGCCGACTTAAGCTATATTGAATCGGCTGCAAAAATGATTGCCCCAGTGCTTGAAAAAGGTAACTTAGTTATTTTAGAAAGCACCTCACCTGTAGGTGCAACGGAGCAGCTAGCTGCTTGGTTAAGTGAAGCGCGCCCTGACTTAACATTCCCACAAGATAAAGGTGATGCCGCCGACATTAACATTGCGCATTGCCCAGAACGTGTATTACCAGGTTATGTATTACAAGAGCTTGTATCAAACGACCGCGTTATAGGTGGTATGAGCAAAGCATGTAGCGAAAAAGCGGTTAAGTTATATGAAACTTTCGTGCGCGGCGAGTGTATTATTACTAATGCCCGTACCGCTGAAATGGCTAAGTTAACCGAAAACTCATTTCGCGATGTAAACATTGCCTTTGCCAATGAATTGTCGGTCATTTGTGACAAATTAAAAATTAATGTATGGGAGCTTATTAAGCTTGCTAACCGTCATCCGCGTGTAAATATTTTAAACCCAGGCCCAGGTGTTGGTGGCCATTGTATTGCGGTTGACCCTTGGTTTATTGTTGCAAGCTGCCCAGACGAAGCAAAAATAATTAAACAAGCGCGCTTAACTAACGACGCAAAACCATTTTACGTAATTGAAAAAGTAGCAAAAGCCGCTGATGAATTTAAACGTCCAGTAATTGCATGTTTAGGCCTTTCATTTAAAGCCGATATTGACGATCTTCGTGAAAGTCCGGCATTAAATATTGTTGAAGAATTAGCAGCAAAAAATATTGGTGAAATACTTGCGGTAGAGCCAAACATTTCAGAGCTACCAGCCAACCTTGCAGATAAAAATGTTAGCTTAGTATCGCTAGAAAGCGCACTAGAGCAAGCAAACGTCGTTGTAGTATTAGTTGATCATAAACAATTTAAAGCAGCAGATAAAACAGAGTTTGCTTCAAAGGTTGTTATTGATACTCGTGGGATCTTATAAGAGAAAATATTTATAGTTATAGGCTCATTTAGATCAATAAAGTCCTTATTTAGAGCACTGCGAGGTGCTCATTGAAGTTTCTAAAAGTTATCGGCGAATTTTTTAGCTCAATTAAATAATATTATAAAAATATTTGTAACAATTATTATGGTTGGCGTATTAAATCAATAGTTAAGCCGAACCTTATTATAAAAGGAATACTAATAATGTTCACAAGCAAAGCTTACACCTTAAGCCCGGTCATAGTGCAGAGTTTAATGTTAAGTGTAAGAGCTTTTTTACGAAAAAGGTTGAGGGAAAACAAAAGCTGCGAGCAATTTACTGATATTTTAATCAGTCATGATTATAGTGAAGTGCTCCTTAGAGGTTATTCACAGCATAAATTAGAACAAGTATTAACAGAAGCTAGTAAAAACACCCTGTATTACAAAAAT contains:
- a CDS encoding alkaline phosphatase D family protein, translating into MTTLSVQHPLLLMGPMVRRAEKTTVCIHFATSKQVNGRIELMGYECYSEQNSVRLGEHLFLQFIVIKPINSQFPRDILLQYQLFFDDSPVDLSAFSFNDGALPAFVIPKRLTQILHGSCRNAHHPAKDSLVSSSQWQATQRSNNQQGAQLLLLSGDQVYADDVAGPMLLAIHQLIKQLGIYKEQPLALDLPDDISQQLYGRHHLLPTTSWKKRSKLGIGYWLKKDEPHFSSVKAYNHLIHFEEFVALYLLNFSSTAWQYVDLSKLNYSGDNEKSQALFSTEKATLIDYAKGLAEVERLCANVSTLMMFDDHDVTDDWNLTAGWEQAINQNPSSKRIVNNGLASYWLFQGMGNDALQKTGALLTPFTTSLAGDKQWQFKAFDKHLNDFNHWHYELTTIPKVVVLDTRTHRWRNEQNFNEPSGLLDWERLTELEESLLSHDQVIIVSPAPVFGVKSIEAIQAVFNMCGQPLMVDVENWMAHEGSAKKLLDTFRRTDTPNETLILSGDVHYSFCFSVQKRFGDHPNRIWQLTASGIKNEFPRKLINVLDKLDSILYGPKSPLNFFTKRWHMEVDKHQTKGKGQKYLVSDSAISLVSLKGGNLVRYQLIHGDGHTTEFDLEEQ
- a CDS encoding O-antigen ligase family protein, whose protein sequence is MNRFIFFLICLILFLLPLPLGSYRPWAILAIGILTSFTFITHLANSVLNNHQALFPPRYTWPLFTALGIVALVCGVQLFGVSVDAFQTKQMLLKTSFLIMLSWLIFNYCNNVNRIKKLIYAVICAGVFQALYASYLNLSPDIVSPLFGYKHTDRAIGTFTYSNFLANYLALCLCLGIGVLISELKRTNNGYKPTLKQTLRAWAEIILSSKIILRISLIIIIVALILTRSRMGNSAFFIALIIVSLLALFVYKQKPKAFKLLIVSFFIIDLIIIGAIFDVEKVKQRISETSLQSETRDEVVRDSIPLILDNPLLGSGGGTFYTAFPAYQSEPYSGYYDNAHNDYVQFAVELGIPATALLGLLVVYCLWLCINTMRTRKTALYQGVAFGCATAIVAMMLHSSVDYSLQAGANSMLFIVVLCLALLTNKLPAPKRIKKRRSES
- the tmk gene encoding dTMP kinase, yielding MKPKFIVIEGLEGAGKSTAIALCQDFLNHHHIDFINVREPGGTPLAESLRTLVKAEHQEEIAFETELLIMYAARSQLMHNVINPALEQGQWVLADRHDLSSQAYQGGGRGISANTLASLSSMVLKGLKPDLTIYLDIDPVIGLERAKGRGELDRIEQEAIEFFQRTRMRYIELANDDDSIKTVDANQSIDKVHRDITNVLRTFFSGLK
- a CDS encoding DNA polymerase III subunit, whose product is MALPWLNDVEQRLAQSYKAQRFHHAQLFCGPIGVGKFELSDQLANSLLCHNTQSQLSAPNSVLTPCGQCKSCSLNLAGTHPDKRVTQVEGQSIGVDDIRGISDFMHQSAAQNGNKVAIIENCEKMTTAAANALLKTLEEPSNSRFLILTTSQAAQLPATILSRCAKTEVKVTNSQLAQQWLSSLDVPNYPWLSLFYSQPLQVKQWQQQNQLESIDTLYKFATEFKQSHNFNALVDIINKQPELVRIFTLFLSEQLKQQLLNGMSFEAYQVAQQALNDFLQNNIQILGLNLPLAVSRLAYTLRNQ
- a CDS encoding PilZ domain-containing protein; translation: MQELLVDIDDLDELYRCYMPFLKKGGLFVRTNMRYEPGYSLALRVTLPDALEDDVVTGKVTWITPQGAQSSNPPGIGISFLDDKTNLNAKIEKLLGTMLNSGNPTYTM
- a CDS encoding TatD family hydrolase; the encoded protein is MIVDSHCHLDRLDFDKLDLNLDQVLDNARAKKVEHFLCVSVTLDQFPNMLEQIKHYDDVSASCGVHPLDQKDALNKQQLIDLASHHKVVAIGETGLDYYYAKDTHAVQQASFVGHIEVANELQKPLIIHTRDARADTINLMREHKAENCGGVLHCFTEDWDMAKKAIDMGFYISISGIVTFKNAVELKEVVKQIPLDRLLIETDSPYLAPVPYRGKTNQPAYVEDVAYYISELKGISFNELAKATTDNFYSLFKLAAKG